The following DNA comes from Labrus mixtus chromosome 8, fLabMix1.1, whole genome shotgun sequence.
aaaatgatatttttttGCACCCATAAACTCCTCATAGGAGTTTTAATAAGCactctatttgttttttgcaaaTATAAGCAAACACATCAGACCTGATGAAGCTCTAGCAGCAGAACCCTggagtgttttaaaatgtgtagatGTGCAGTTTACCACGATTAAATGTCACCTTCTATTTGTCGAAATAATGTTATCTTCATTACATTCATTACTTGGTTTGAAAGCTATGTTGTTGactgttggtgaaaaaaaaaagtttggcacACATTCGATTTAAACCTCTTTAAACTACATCTAGAAGTTGTAAACAGAAGACTCTTCCTCACCATTTGAATCTCCTCTGGTGTCTGTAAAACATCATCCAGAGAAGACCTCCTGCTCTGatcttttctgcatgttttctttcctttagtttcctccatcctttcctctgtgacatcactctgtGCCTCCATCATCTGTAGCATGGTGGAGACTTTTCCTCCTTTGTCCTGTTTGTCATCATGCAGTCCTATTCTTTGCACAGCAGAGTACCTctacaacacagacacacaggcagggttttttttgagGTTCGCTCATTTCTTTGTCATTCACAAATTTCTTGGTGATGAAagcacttcaccatgtttctctaacactcaAATATGtttccctagtctgtctacaaacccccaattatgagagaagtccatcctctccatcttttgcctgctccacatttcagaaaatgtctgctcaaacaggctgaaacagagcattttccctttatgacatcacaaagggcagtaacccctcccccaggtgggtgacactcccacagctaggtgtttgttctgccctctgagggcgcggtcacactggccatccgtaccgtgctgtactcaagcacgattgctTGGGCCATTCCCATGCTGGCCGgcgcggcccgcggtcacactacacaggactatccgagcctaagcacgattacctcttgtacactttatgttattatgaagcctgctcagtttacaaacaggcggacgagagagagagagagagagagagagagagagagagagagagagagagagagagagagagagagagagagagagagagagacgcgcagtcgagtccgcgtctgtacatcagagaacaacacagagcatgacagctactttactgactttacagcttattttaagtaattttaatcagacacagccataaataaataaaaaaataaaatagacgcgcggccgagtccgtgcggacgcccgcacatcggagaacaacacagagagcatgacagctactttgtgacttatattgtgtcatgttagtcagatacagacatgaaactctggatttctccataatgaaggctgtcagtgttgtgttCCCGCGTGctcgtgctcgtgcatgaagtgtaccgtgccgaagctcacctctccgaagtgtgccaaagccaaggaagtgtaccgtgcctgagcacgatacggagcggtcacactggtcaaacgaactggactttagccttgaagcgtgcttgggcacggtacggatggccagtgtgaccgtgccctgagtctgccttctcatcctAAACAATACGGCATGGTGCAACAAAGGCCAAgcaacccaagcccttccagagagggggcgtggtcagacacagctcatttacatatttaaaggtacagacacagaaacagcctgttctgagcagggctgaaatagagaggtttatagacatgatcaaatacaggatcagagtggatttagaacaagaaacctCACAGACATGTTAAGCTTCCTCATCCTCACCATTTGAATCTCCTCTGGTGTCTGTAAAACATCATCCAGAGAAGACCTCCTGCTCTGATCTTTTCTGTACgttttctttcctttagtttcctccatcctttcctttgtttctgtgacatcactctgtGCCTCCATCATCTGTAGCATGGTGGAGACTTTTCCTCCTATGTCCTGTTTGTCATCATACAGTCCTATTCTTTGCACTGCAGAGTACCTctacaacacacagacacacaggcagggaTTTTTCAGAGGTTTGCTCATTTCTTTGTGATACCTGAATGTGATGAAAGCAGTTTTGGTTGGACCTTTGAGGACGGAGAAATGGATTTTCTTGAAATCTATACCCTAGATGTTACATTTTactctttcatttttactttctgAATTTGATTTGCCTAAAACATAAACACTGTTGATATGCTGATAAATTCTTATGAAGCAGTTTGATTCTTAGAAAAAAGTagcacaaaagaaagaaaacagaggagagaaacatgGAAAGAAATCCAGCATCAAGTTCAAGACAAGGCTTGTTGGTTAAGTTTGTTAAGAAGGTTGAGCaagttggtttctgaagaggctttCTGAAGCCGAGTGATGACTATCTCCATGTTTGAGATGATTTCTCCACCTAACTTAAGATTAAtctagagacaaacaaacaaacaggtggAACTTTGTGATGATTTTGTGCAGTTTATCACCTTTAAATGTAACCTTCCATTTGAAGAAATAATgcttttttaattgaaaatgttGCATTACATGGTTTGAAAGTTATGTAAGTGACTCTGAGTGAAAGAGTTTGGCAGTCCTTTGATTTTAAGCTTTTTAAACTACATCTAGAAGTTGTTAACAGAAGACTCTTCCTCACCATTTGAATCTCCTCTGGTGTCTGTAAAACATCATCCAGAGAAGACCTCCTGCTCTGATCTTTTTTGTACgttttctttcctttagtttcctccatcctttccttGGTTTCTGCGATGTCACTCTGTGCCTCCATCATCTGTAGCATGGTGGAGACTTTTCCTCCTATGTCCTGTTTGTCATCATGCAGTCCTATTCTTTGCACTGCAGAGGAGCTctacaacacacagacacacagatgaaagCACCATGTTTTTATAACTCTAATATGTTTCTGTTCACAAAcacccccaattatgagaaaagtccattctctctgtcttttgcctgctccacttttcagaaattgTGTGTTCTAACAGGCTGTTTGGTGATTATAAAGGGCAGTAACCTTTCCCCTAGAAGTTTTTCGCTCATTTCTTTGTGATACCTGAATGTGTTGAAAGCAGTTTTGGTTGGACCTTTGAGGACCGAGAAAGAAGTTTGCTTGAAATCTAAAACCTTACATGTTATTTTTGACTATCTTATTCCTCCACTTTCTGAATTTGATTTGCCTCAAGTAGAAACACTCTCAACATGTTGATGTTCAGAAATACTTGGAACGCAGTCTGATCATGATGACTGTTGCACTCTTCAGTTTTGGCCTCAGAGATGAAATATGAGACAATATATCTTTAACATTGCCGCTTTAAATTAAGTCAACACTCAAACGTTGTCCATTTCTAAACACTGTTAATCAAATGAATTGAAAACTTCAGTAGAGTTTAGAGAAGGAGTTTGGCATACGTCAGATTTGAAGCTTCTAAAAATGCATCTAGAAGTTGTAAACAGAAGACGCTTACTCACCATTTGAATCTCCTCTGGTGTCTGTAAAACATCATCCAGAGAAGACCTCCTGCTCTGatcttttctgcatgttttctttcctttagtttcctccatcctttcctctgtgacatcactctgtGCCTCCATCATCAGACGCATGGTGGAgacttttcctcctctgtcctgtTGCTTGTCGTCATGCAGTCCTATTCTTTGACACAACTGTTTGGCCTCGTATGTCTCCAGCATCTCTTTGATGGACATAACTGCAGTCTTTGCTGGAGATCTTATCGCGTGTGGATCACTTTCTTTTCCCTGCTCGTTGTCTTTTCTGCCTTTAGCATCTTCactctcctcttgtttctgaATATTTGCCTCTGGGTTTTCCTCCGCATATGACTGTGGAGCATTCTCGCTTGGACTTTCCAattcttttttactttctgtctCCTTGGTGTCTTCTGTGCTTTGTGCATCAATCATCCGATCCTGAACTTCACTTTCTCCCTCGATTTTGAATTCCACATCCATCTCTACATTCTCCAATCCACTCTCTGCCCCAGTTTGGACTTCTCCATCTACCTTGACATGCTCCAATTCactttctcccccttttttgACTTCCTCGTCCACCTCCACATGCATCAACTCACTTTCGTTCCCTATTGTCACTTCCCTATCCACTGAACCACTCCCTCCCTCTATTTGTACGTTCTCGTCCACCTTGACTTGCGCTTGCTCGCTCACGTTTCCTCCATTTTCAGCTGCTTCGTCATTTACCGTCTGTACCTGCATGTCCTCCAGAGTCATCATCAACATGCTGCTGATGATCCTGTCAAACTCTGCGTATTCCTCActgttttcttcatcttttgccGTCTCCCAGCTTCCCTGACTGCCACTGCTTTCGTCAATTTTATCGTCTTCCTGTCTTGCCCCCGGCTGATTCTCTTCTGCAACTTTTATTATCTCCTTGCCCTCGTCCACAGTTTTTAACTCCGTCTCTGCATCTCTTGCCCTTTCAGTGCCTTTTAATACCTCACCCTCCTCTGTGACTCCGTCCTCCATGCCATCTCTCTTTTCCTCCACTGTTTCATCACTgctccctttctttttctcctcgaTTTCATCccttaaatcaaacatgttCACATCCAAATCCTCGAAGGATTCCTCCTTGTCTTGATTATTTCCCTCTGCGTTCTCCCACATATCACTTCCTGTCACTTTGTTTACCTCCTGCCCCGTCTGTCCAACTTTATCCAGATTATCCTCAGTGGAAGAAAACTCAGAAGCACCAACTAGACTGGCTAAATCACGCATGTGAGCGGCCTGGACGGCCTTCTCCGCCCGCAGTTTCCACAGTGCCTCCTCGTctgtcccctcctcctcttcttcacctctgCCCACTCGGTCCAGCTCGTCCTCAGTGGATGAAAATTGGCTGGCGTTGACTTGATGTGCTAATCGGCACACTTTCAACGCCAgctcttctttcttctcatcctcctcctcctcctcctcctcctctcttgtctTCATGTCTTCGTCCAAAAGGCCAACACTGTCTAGCTCGTCCTCCGTGGAGGAAAACTGGTTGGCGTTTACTTGGTAAGCTAATCTGCACACTTTAACCGCCAGCTCCACATTCTTCCCgttttcctcctcatcttctgtCTTCTCTTCGATGCCAACTCTGTCCATCTCGTCCTCTGTGGAGGAGAACTGGTACGCCCGGGATTCTTTTTCCAGCTGACagagtttaaatgtaaaaccgtttgtcttttcctccctctcctcattcTGTTCCTCCTCTGTATCTTCATCCttatctccctctcctccttcttcttcttcttcttcttcactcttgCCAGCTTTGTCTAACTCCTCATCAGTGGAAGAGAAGTACTTGAGCCTGGACTGAGTGATCAGCTTGTTTAATCTGTAATTTATCTCCTCGTCATCTTCTTCattcccttcctcctcctctttctcctcgtCCTCAGTTCTTCCCTCATCCGACTCGACCTCCATCCTTTGCTGCTGCTCATCTTCTTCGTCGCTGTCcttatcctcctcttcctctcttcgtCCATCATCAACAGCATCTCCATAgacagcttctttttcttctccagtGGATGAGTCATCCACTCGGCCAGCGAGCTGTTCTAGTTTGGCCGTGAGCTCCTGGTCCATCTGATTGGCTACCTGTCCAGTGATGTCAGTCTGAAGTTCCAGTATTTCAGGGGTCGTCATACCTCCAGAGGACAAAGTGTCGGGAGTCACAGCTTCTGGTGGATGGTTGTCTTTTTTGCTGTTATtctgtgaaaaatcaaaaacatttgagaATCTTATATAtgggaaaatattttcaaaaaaagtttctgGTTCGACAAAACTGAACCGCAATAAAATACAACGGCTCTGCCATGATTCCTACATGTGACATGAGATAAACTCAGATGTGTAGATTCTGTGTTAAAAGCTGCGAGGCATTTCCACGATTATGTCCACTGACAGACAACAGGAGTATATGTTTCTTGTTATTAGTTTATAATAAATACacataaacctttttttcaattttgaatAACCCTTGCATTACCTCTTTGAATATGCGACTAATATACGAGTCTGCAAGTTTTCTTAAAGACAACTACAAACGAAAAGAGACATGAAAACTTTCTGTAGCAAGTTTGAGAGCCTGAAGTGACACTTCCCCTTCATTGTTAGGTCCAACACATTTTTCTAAACTCATAAACATGAAATGCATCCATTATGCTTGTCTTACTTCAAAGGATCCACTGCATCTATGTTGGGAACTGAACAGCAAGAAAGTCATAAATGTAAACTAAAAGagctttcctcctcttggctgttcatttgtgtgtgtgtgcgtgtgtgtgtgtgtgtgtgtgtgtgtgtgtgtgtgtacatacgGTTGGTGTatggtcgtgtgtgtgtgctctcctACAGAAaaatctgtgtgtatctgtttccACGGTATTGTGCAGGGTCCTTTGATAACTGCTTCAGAACCTATTTGTTAAAATATGCTGTACAAATACACAGTAattgaaattaattaaaaactaaacattgAATCAGTGCCAGAATTGACAATTTCACATGGTTATGTAAAGTCGTCTTTTTCATCATCAACCTCTCTCTTCATGTCATTTCATCTCATcagtttatgtattttatttaccagaGAAGACGACTCTTTctcgctcttcttcttctgctgtgatCTCTCCGCAGCCCCCAtgttctcttcctgtctgactCCCTCCGTGT
Coding sequences within:
- the LOC132979470 gene encoding trichohyalin-like isoform X2; translated protein: MGRKLDLSGLSDNEAEHVLQVVQRDMKLRKKEEERLSELKQELDDEGSRCLLLSRQGYFNHRCCIRCCSPFTFLLNPKRKCHDCKYNVCKACRVYSKREKAWLCSSCEKSRLLKTQNLEWFYTNVKTRFKRFGSAKVLKTLYRKHLVEHSTLSERTEGSTYEESICNEGSISGSDSAFYRQSEEHSMEETLTVALRVAEEALDEAITKAEFDTSSQAKQNEAHYLREHKGELVEELAKTIVQKIINRKKTLADMRAEYVQDWPVEHNTDLHHHHQSASDRATSSVKQQPGLFRSHSAFSLLENDSPGMVQDSPKASVKEDGGPAMTAWKSVDRLDNAVLHSMDGNWIALQSAQLSRPSLLTKRKSQVYSALERESAVVSAYEGMGSDNDIKHGSDSSLGTALQEVHRKMVDSNMDLQDTCDRILSPLMSRRASGDKLLSPMLGRRSSRDIVLSDSEGNWKPNKPLLGVIKLKVPAEIRRPPSRRTSIIDMNFNTEGVRQEENMGAAERSQQKKKSEKESSSLNNSKKDNHPPEAVTPDTLSSGGMTTPEILELQTDITGQVANQMDQELTAKLEQLAGRVDDSSTGEEKEAVYGDAVDDGRREEEEDKDSDEEDEQQQRMEVESDEGRTEDEEKEEEEGNEEDDEEINYRLNKLITQSRLKYFSSTDEELDKAGKSEEEEEEEGGEGDKDEDTEEEQNEEREEKTNGFTFKLCQLEKESRAYQFSSTEDEMDRVGIEEKTEDEEENGKNVELAVKVCRLAYQVNANQFSSTEDELDSVGLLDEDMKTREEEEEEEEDEKKEELALKVCRLAHQVNASQFSSTEDELDRVGRGEEEEEGTDEEALWKLRAEKAVQAAHMRDLASLVGASEFSSTEDNLDKVGQTGQEVNKVTGSDMWENAEGNNQDKEESFEDLDVNMFDLRDEIEEKKKGSSDETVEEKRDGMEDGVTEEGEVLKGTERARDAETELKTVDEGKEIIKVAEENQPGARQEDDKIDESSGSQGSWETAKDEENSEEYAEFDRIISSMLMMTLEDMQVQTVNDEAAENGGNVSEQAQVKVDENVQIEGGSGSVDREVTIGNESELMHVEVDEEVKKGGESELEHVKVDGEVQTGAESGLENVEMDVEFKIEGESEVQDRMIDAQSTEDTKETESKKELESPSENAPQSYAEENPEANIQKQEESEDAKGRKDNEQGKESDPHAIRSPAKTAVMSIKEMLETYEAKQLCQRIGLHDDKQQDRGGKVSTMRLMMEAQSDVTEERMEETKGKKTCRKDQSRRSSLDDVLQTPEEIQMSSSAVQRIGLHDDKQDIGGKVSTMLQMMEAQSDIAETKERMEETKGKKTYKKDQSRRSSLDDVLQTPEEIQMRYSAVQRIGLYDDKQDIGGKVSTMLQMMEAQSDVTETKERMEETKGKKTYRKDQSRRSSLDDVLQTPEEIQMRYSAVQRIGLHDDKQDKGGKVSTMLQMMEAQSDVTEERMEETKGKKTCRKDQSRRSSLDDVLQTPEEIQMRYSAVQRIGLHDDKQDIGGKVSTMLQMMEAQSDVTEERMEETKGKKTYRKDQSRRSSLDDVLQTPEEIQMRYSAVQRIGLHDDKQDKGGKVSTMLQMMEAQSDVTEERMEETKGKKMCKKDQSRRSSLDDVLQTPEEIQMDSDMDIYKTLEFISTLLEQRYSAVQLRNITTEVLKVLNTTEDLLHGVKGGDKLRSSTPSLPPNTDPRKLDQQFSKLEENVYVAAGSVYSLEAELGDLEECARSISGSTSDMELSFLEEQVASAAAKVQQSDLQICDISARIAALKNAGLNVDTQSRPTKARTIPVMPVTLDSSRQFRRRLPAPPVKDKET
- the LOC132979470 gene encoding myb-like protein X isoform X5, with the translated sequence MGRKLDLSGLSDNEAEHVLQVVQRDMKLRKKEEERLSELKQELDDEGSRCLLLSRQGYFNHRCCIRCCSPFTFLLNPKRKCHDCKYNVCKACRVYSKREKAWLCSSCEKSRLLKTQNLEWFYTNVKTRFKRFGSAKVLKTLYRKHLVEHSTLSERTEGSTYEESICNEGSISGSDSAFYRQSEEHSMEETLTVALRVAEEALDEAITKAEFDTSSQAKQNEAHYLREHKGELVEELAKTIVQKIINRKKTLADMRAEYVQDWPVEHNTDLHHHHQSASDRATSSVKQQPGLFRSHSAFSLLENDSPGMVQDSPKASVKEDGGPAMTAWKSVDRLDNAGVSAVLHSMDGNWIALQSAQLSRPSLLTKRKSQVYSALERESAVVSAYEGMGSDNDIKHGSDSSLGTALQEVHRKMVDSNMDLQDTCDRILSPLMSRRASGDKLLSPMLGRRSSRDIVLSDSEGNWKPNKPLLGVIKLKVPAEIRRPPSRRTSIIDMNFNTEGVRQEENMGAAERSQQKKKSEKESSSLNNSKKDNHPPEAVTPDTLSSGGMTTPEILELQTDITGQVANQMDQELTAKLEQLAGRVDDSSTGEEKEAVYGDAVDDGRREEEEDKDSDEEDEQQQRMEVESDEGRTEDEEKEEEEGNEEDDEEINYRLNKLITQSRLKYFSSTDEELDKAGKSEEEEEEEGGEGDKDEDTEEEQNEEREEKTNGFTFKLCQLEKESRAYQFSSTEDEMDRVGIEEKTEDEEENGKNVELAVKVCRLAYQVNANQFSSTEDELDSVGLLDEDMKTREEEEEEEEDEKKEELALKVCRLAHQVNASQFSSTEDELDRVGRGEEEEEGTDEEALWKLRAEKAVQAAHMRDLASLVGASEFSSTEDNLDKVGQTGQEVNKVTGSDMWENAEGNNQDKEESFEDLDVNMFDLRDEIEEKKKGSSDETVEEKRDGMEDGVTEEGEVLKGTERARDAETELKTVDEGKEIIKVAEENQPGARQEDDKIDESSGSQGSWETAKDEENSEEYAEFDRIISSMLMMTLEDMQVQTVNDEAAENGGNVSEQAQVKVDENVQIEGGSGSVDREVTIGNESELMHVEVDEEVKKGGESELEHVKVDGEVQTGAESGLENVEMDVEFKIEGESEVQDRMIDAQSTEDTKETESKKELESPSENAPQSYAEENPEANIQKQEESEDAKGRKDNEQGKESDPHAIRSPAKTAVMSIKEMLETYEAKQLCQRIGLHDDKQQDRGGKVSTMRLMMEAQSDVTEERMEETKGKKTCRKDQSRRSSLDDVLQTPEEIQMSSSAVQRIGLHDDKQDIGGKVSTMLQMMEAQSDIAETKERMEETKGKKTYKKDQSRRSSLDDVLQTPEEIQMRYSAVQRIGLYDDKQDIGGKVSTMLQMMEAQSDVTETKERMEETKGKKTYRKDQSRRSSLDDVLQTPEEIQMRYSAVQRIGLHDDKQDKGGKVSTMLQMMEAQSDVTEERMEETKGKKTCRKDQSRRSSLDDVLQTPEEIQMRYSAVQRIGLHDDKQDIGGKVSTMLQMMEAQSDVTEERMEETKGKKTYRKDQSRRSSLDDVLQTPEEIQMRYSAVQLRNITTEVLKVLNTTEDLLHGVKGGDKLRSSTPSLPPNTDPRKLDQQFSKLEENVYVAAGSVYSLEAELGDLEECARSISGSTSDMELSFLEEQVASAAAKVQQSDLQICDISARIAALKNAGLNVDTQSRPTKARTIPVMPVTLDSSRQFRRRLPAPPVKDKET
- the LOC132979470 gene encoding myb-like protein X isoform X4, encoding MGRKLDLSGLSDNEAEHVLQVVQRDMKLRKKEEERLSELKQELDDEGSRCLLLSRQGYFNHRCCIRCCSPFTFLLNPKRKCHDCKYNVCKACRVYSKREKAWLCSSCEKSRLLKTQNLEWFYTNVKTRFKRFGSAKVLKTLYRKHLVEHSTLSERTEGSTYEESICNEGSISGSDSAFYRQSEEHSMEETLTVALRVAEEALDEAITKAEFDTSSQAKQNEAHYLREHKGELVEELAKTIVQKIINRKKTLADMRAEYVQDWPVEHNTDLHHHHQSASDRATSSVKQQPGLFRSHSAFSLLENDSPGMVQDSPKASVKEDGGPAMTAWKSVDRLDNAGVSAVLHSMDGNWIALQSAQLSRPSLLTKRKSQVYSALERESAVVSAYEGMGSDNDIKHGSDSSLGTALQEVHRKMVDSNMDLQDTCDRILSPLMSRRASGDKLLSPMLGRRSSRDIVLSDSEGNWKPNKPLLGVIKLKVPAEIRRPPSRRTSIIDMNFNTEGVRQEENMGAAERSQQKKKSEKESSSLNNSKKDNHPPEAVTPDTLSSGGMTTPEILELQTDITGQVANQMDQELTAKLEQLAGRVDDSSTGEEKEAVYGDAVDDGRREEEEDKDSDEEDEQQQRMEVESDEGRTEDEEKEEEEGNEEDDEEINYRLNKLITQSRLKYFSSTDEELDKAGKSEEEEEEEGGEGDKDEDTEEEQNEEREEKTNGFTFKLCQLEKESRAYQFSSTEDEMDRVGIEEKTEDEEENGKNVELAVKVCRLAYQVNANQFSSTEDELDSVGLLDEDMKTREEEEEEEEDEKKEELALKVCRLAHQVNASQFSSTEDELDRVGRGEEEEEGTDEEALWKLRAEKAVQAAHMRDLASLVGASEFSSTEDNLDKVGQTGQEVNKVTGSDMWENAEGNNQDKEESFEDLDVNMFDLRDEIEEKKKGSSDETVEEKRDGMEDGVTEEGEVLKGTERARDAETELKTVDEGKEIIKVAEENQPGARQEDDKIDESSGSQGSWETAKDEENSEEYAEFDRIISSMLMMTLEDMQVQTVNDEAAENGGNVSEQAQVKVDENVQIEGGSGSVDREVTIGNESELMHVEVDEEVKKGGESELEHVKVDGEVQTGAESGLENVEMDVEFKIEGESEVQDRMIDAQSTEDTKETESKKELESPSENAPQSYAEENPEANIQKQEESEDAKGRKDNEQGKESDPHAIRSPAKTAVMSIKEMLETYEAKQLCQRIGLHDDKQQDRGGKVSTMRLMMEAQSDVTEERMEETKGKKTCRKDQSRRSSLDDVLQTPEEIQMSSSAVQRIGLHDDKQDIGGKVSTMLQMMEAQSDIAETKERMEETKGKKTYKKDQSRRSSLDDVLQTPEEIQMRYSAVQRIGLYDDKQDIGGKVSTMLQMMEAQSDVTETKERMEETKGKKTYRKDQSRRSSLDDVLQTPEEIQMRYSAVQRIGLHDDKQDKGGKVSTMLQMMEAQSDVTEERMEETKGKKTCRKDQSRRSSLDDVLQTPEEIQMRYSAVQRIGLHDDKQDIGGKVSTMLQMMEAQSDVTEERMEETKGKKTYRKDQSRRSSLDDVLQTPEEIQMDSDMDIYKTLEFISTLLEQRYSAVQLRNITTEVLKVLNTTEDLLHGVKGGDKLRSSTPSLPPNTDPRKLDQQFSKLEENVYVAAGSVYSLEAELGDLEECARSISGSTSDMELSFLEEQVASAAAKVQQSDLQICDISARIAALKNAGLNVDTQSRPTKARTIPVMPVTLDSSRQFRRRLPAPPVKDKET
- the LOC132979470 gene encoding trichohyalin-like isoform X3; amino-acid sequence: MGRKLDLSGLSDNEAEHVLQVVQRDMKLRKKEEERLSELKQELDDEGSRCLLLSRQGYFNHRCCIRCCSPFTFLLNPKRKCHDCKYNVCKACRVYSKREKAWLCSSCEKSRLLKTQNLEWFYTNVKTRFKRFGSAKVLKTLYRKHLVEHSTLSERTEGSTYEESICNEGSISGSDSAFYRQSEEHSMEETLTVALRVAEEALDEAITKAEFDTSSQAKQNEAHYLREHKGELVEELAKTIVQKIINRKKTLADMRAEYVQDWPVEHNTDLHHHHQSASDRATSSVKQQPGLFRSHSAFSLLENDSPGMVQDSPKASVKEDGGPAMTAWKSVDRLDNAGVSAVLHSMDGNWIALQSAQLSRPSLLTKRKSQVYSALERESAVVSAYEGMGSDNDIKHGSDSSLGTALQEVHRKMVDSNMDLQDTCDRILSPLMSRRASGDKLLSPMLGRRSSRDIVLSDSEGNWKPNKPLLGVIKLKVPAEIRRPPSRRTSIIDMNFNTEGVRQEENMGAAERSQQKKKSEKESSSLNNSKKDNHPPEAVTPDTLSSGGMTTPEILELQTDITGQVANQMDQELTAKLEQLAGRVDDSSTGEEKEAVYGDAVDDGRREEEEDKDSDEEDEQQQRMEVESDEGRTEDEEKEEEEGNEEDDEEINYRLNKLITQSRLKYFSSTDEELDKAGKSEEEEEEEGGEGDKDEDTEEEQNEEREEKTNGFTFKLCQLEKESRAYQFSSTEDEMDRVGIEEKTEDEEENGKNVELAVKVCRLAYQVNANQFSSTEDELDSVGLLDEDMKTREEEEEEEEDEKKEELALKVCRLAHQVNASQFSSTEDELDRVGRGEEEEEGTDEEALWKLRAEKAVQAAHMRDLASLVGASEFSSTEDNLDKVGQTGQEVNKVTGSDMWENAEGNNQDKEESFEDLDVNMFDLRDEIEEKKKGSSDETVEEKRDGMEDGVTEEGEVLKGTERARDAETELKTVDEGKEIIKVAEENQPGARQEDDKIDESSGSQGSWETAKDEENSEEYAEFDRIISSMLMMTLEDMQVQTVNDEAAENGGNVSEQAQVKVDENVQIEGGSGSVDREVTIGNESELMHVEVDEEVKKGGESELEHVKVDGEVQTGAESGLENVEMDVEFKIEGESEVQDRMIDAQSTEDTKETESKKELESPSENAPQSYAEENPEANIQKQEESEDAKGRKDNEQGKESDPHAIRSPAKTAVMSIKEMLETYEAKQLCQRIGLHDDKQQDRGGKVSTMRLMMEAQSDVTEERMEETKGKKTCRKDQSRRSSLDDVLQTPEEIQMSSSAVQRIGLHDDKQDIGGKVSTMLQMMEAQSDIAETKERMEETKGKKTYKKDQSRRSSLDDVLQTPEEIQMRYSAVQRIGLYDDKQDIGGKVSTMLQMMEAQSDVTETKERMEETKGKKTYRKDQSRRSSLDDVLQTPEEIQMRYSAVQRIGLHDDKQDKGGKVSTMLQMMEAQSDVTEERMEETKGKKTCRKDQSRRSSLDDVLQTPEEIQMRYSAVQRIGLHDDKQDIGGKVSTMLQMMEAQSDVTEERMEETKGKKTYRKDQSRRSSLDDVLQTPEEIQMRYSAVQRIGLHDDKQDKGGKVSTMLQMMEAQSDVTEERMEETKGKKMCKKDQSRRSSLDDVLQTPEEIQMRYSAVQLRNITTEVLKVLNTTEDLLHGVKGGDKLRSSTPSLPPNTDPRKLDQQFSKLEENVYVAAGSVYSLEAELGDLEECARSISGSTSDMELSFLEEQVASAAAKVQQSDLQICDISARIAALKNAGLNVDTQSRPTKARTIPVMPVTLDSSRQFRRRLPAPPVKDKET